Below is a genomic region from Magnolia sinica isolate HGM2019 unplaced genomic scaffold, MsV1 ctg282, whole genome shotgun sequence.
ggaccattgccgcATTTCACTTCTAAACTGTCACTTTGCAAGCCAAATTATTGAACTTAGGATGGTCCTATCCAGGAGAATTTTTCAAGCAATGGTCCTTCCAAAGCGGGGCCCAGCTGACAAACGGTCTAGATAACAGAACATTACACAAACTGAAAATGAGTATGTTGTATATCTTGGGGCCAAGGATCAAACAGTTCATCTGCATTTCAGTTCTATCGTCAGCAGCCACACGAAGCCCAACAATTCTTACCTTTGCCCGCAGTTCGTATTGGTCATCGGCAAAAAAAAGAGTCGGTAATGGCCCACTTTCTTGCAGTGTCACTAATCTATAGAGGTCTATGCcaataaaaaaaaactcagaagAGTTAATGTCTTCCTTAAATAAGGTTCCAAAATTCAAACTGTCACCCCCTCTAGGGTCCAAAAGGCACGATTTACTATGTTGTACACATCCCGTTTCCCTGATTCCTATAACTTCAATTTATACAAGTACATGATTTCTCTGGATTCATAGTTTCAATGCTCGCAACCAACCGTATCAGAAAGGTTAGCACTCTTCCAGTCCTCTATCTTTTGTTCTTTCATTTCAATATTTTGTtgaaaaattgataaattttgtgtttccttttcaaaatggTCTTGTAGTAACACAAGTAAACATGGCTGTTGTTTTCTAAAATGTTCCTAAAAATTTTAGGATTCTATTAAAGAGATACATGTTACAATCTTTTCACTCTCCGTAATCATTTATTTCTCTTTCAATCTTTTCATGGTAAGGTAGGTAATTTTTTCCTCCCTAATCACTGTTGTGTTTTTATCAAAATTAGAATTTGAAAACTTATGAAAAGGGCATGCATAACACTCATTGCATGTAAATTTCATACAGTGCTGGGCACTGAACGTGCCACTTACCAGTCTTGAATAAATGCTTGGAAAAGTTACACTAAAGAACAAGGATTAGCAGCCACACTCACAAGTTTGAGAGATCCATAGCATTCAATCAATGATCACATCAAGTTGCACAAATGTCGTGTTACACATCTGATTACTAGCCTATATATATCaatccaaggaaaaaaaaaaactactatcgGACAGCCTAGGAAAAATTAGGGGCAAAATAAAATTCCATTGACTGCAGGAATTaagaatcatctgattggtgcaaTATTCTGGCCAGGCCCTTCAATAAGATGATCCATTGATTGGATTGTCAACATTTAATTCAATGGATATTGAGTACCAATAGCAACCAGATCTAGAAAACATAgttctgttaaaaaaaaaaaagcacagagGTTTTTAAGCACATCAGAGaaaaaacgaaagaaagaaagaaaatacataaaAGACAATgccttttctattatttttgaaACAGCAACCACACATAAAGCTCTCCCAATTCAAGACTGGCTTCAATCAGTTTCAACTGCTGAAGTAGCTGCTGAACAGAAATAGATCTGATTGATGAAACCAAGCAGCTATATGATGGCTCCATAGGGCAAAAAGGCCATTTGAAACCTTTTTGTTGTCTGTCAATCTaattggcccaccatcaagtgtCTCTGCTACAGAATCCCACTTAGGACAGATACATTATGAAGCCAATGAGATGATCAATCCACACGAGTAAAAGCTGAATCCCACCTTTACTGTTGGTTGACCAGAAAGAATGCAGTTTGGTCCCCAATCTAATTCAAATAAGCACAGTTGGTTGATCAGAAAAAACGCAGTTTGGTCCTCaatctaattaaaaaaaaaggcacTGATCCATCCAAAAAGGGGAAGGAGAAATCAAGAAACCTGACGTAAGTGGAAAAAATATTACATAGTAAATGCATCGAACAACCAAATCACAAGGGGAAAAACACACGATAGGCATCAGTCACATGCAgtgatgaaaaaaccaaaaagaagggaaaaacattcaagaaaaaatttattagcgacgaaaattttcgtcgctaaaagtcagattttcatagctaaatacatttagcgacgaaaattttcgtcgctaacttcgtcgctaaaagaccgacgtgCATGGATTTTAACGGCGAAAAATTGAAATCGTCGCTAAAGCAAGGCTTTtcgcgatgaaaattttcgtcgctaaaaaaactgtacaagacttttagtagtgaaaattttcgctgctaaaaattcgttacttttagcgacgaaaggttTCGTCGCCacaaaaactgtacaagacttttagcagcgaaacttttcgctgctaaaagtattattcagtttttagcgacgaatattttcgtcgcaacAAAAACTGTACAAGGctttttagcagcaaaaatttttgCTGCAAAAAGTAGTTCAGTTTTTAGCGACCaaaattttcgtcgcaaaaaaaactatacaagacttttagcagcgaaaagtttcgctgcCAAAAAATTCGTTCCTTTCTAGCAACGATAATTTTCGTCGCAAacaaactgtacaagacttttagcagcgaaaattttcgttgctaaaagtagtTCACTTtctagcgacgaatattttcgtcacaaaaaaactataaaagacttttagcagcgaaaagtttcgctgctaaaaattagGTCCATTTTAGCGACAATAATTTTCCTcgcaaaaaaaaatttacaagactttagcagcgaaaattttcgctgctagaAGTAGTtcagtttttagcgacgaacattttcgtcgcaaaaaaaactatacaagacttttagcagcgaaaagtttcgctgctaaaaattagTTCctttttagcgacgataattttcctcgcaaaaaaactttacaagacttttagcagcgaaaattttcgctgctaaaagtagtttagtttttagcgacgaatattttcgtcgcaaaaaacctatacaagacttttagcaacgaaaatatttgCTGCTAAAAATCCGTTCCTTTCTACCAGCGAGCTTTGGCAGCGAAAactttcgctgctaaaaaatcGTTACACCTTTagtaacgaaaattttcgtcgccaaaaagaTTTTGAAGCCTTTTTAGCAGCGAAGAtgttcgctgctaaaaataaaatacaatacttttagctacgaatattttcattgctaaaagtctttttttttaaaaaaatatacctCTTAAAATTCTGcataaaattcctgatatacacctgttaacaatatatttcatcatattcatcctgatatacacctattatatatatatttcatcatattcacattcacatccatctaattaaattaacccaaacccaaacataaactacattcatccaaacacaaacaatcttatccgcatcacattcattcaaaacttaacataataaacaaatatataaaaaaatcacacaGATGAAGGCGGAGGCGCTGGGGCATCAGTGGATAAGCGTGCAGCGATAAcctgaaacatctccatcatccgtcgctcatgctccacccgcatctcctccatcctcctctcttgctcctccctctgcctcgccagctaatcgtccatcctcctctcctgctcctccctctgcctcgccagctcctcctccatcctcctctcctgctcctccctctgcctcgcctgctcctccctctgtctgtccagctgatctttgatgtcatcgacgacgacccgtagctgctgaacctctctctctgcagtatcagctcggcgtacggcgctgtcgccaacgacgatggatcgACTAGAGGCggctctagcgggtgccatgagcttggcaccatggccaaacccatgcacatatccagaacgggtgccaagcacctgactcaggatctctggctcactccgctgagtaccatcgggagtgggctgactgcgtaaggtgttcatctcctcctgtaatgaaaacatatgaattttcataataaatgacattattataatttaatgcaaataaattttacaatgtaaggatctttacccaaatctcgctggctctaggatgtacccaagatcctgtcgcctgccgacagtgagtccctttgtagaagtctactggtccgggctcctggccagtgacggaatctcgctgcgcaatcgaaaagacaatagaattaatataaatgcatggaaagaatatataaacgtaataattaccagtactttcttaccatgtcgtgacgaagtcgtacaaatgactttgaaccagctacgtggttcacttctaactttcctctattgtcagaatttattttgctcctcttctgaacacgttattcataatacattgttattaattacgaatttaattattacgttaagatatcataaatatgtaaatattacctgaaaagaatcagacgaaaacctatcgcagagtatccgccagtcctcatcggtcacgtgcagcggtgcggactgtacggcctcctcgtggctcatgcacCGCTTGTATTGCCGGTGTAACTTACTGCggtaatccttgaaccgctccttcatcatgtcgtcgacggcatgggagatgtgcggaacactcaaatccaagtcaaatttatcctgcagttttgtaaataatagattaagataataaacttattaagaaaataacttaaccgtaaatgaacttttataaaataaattttaatttactaaaaatgAGCtaccgcacatcatctgtcacgtccccCCAACGGGGAGtggtggggggatcagagatcggcataagacaccgaccttcgacgtaaacaacatggcattgttcccaacaggtctaatgcagtcctgtgggaactctaccgtcaccctaccctcacgcgtaagtcgctctaaaagaaACCCACGCATGGGTCCAtgtcctcgtcggctggtcgacgacgctatatgtaagtctaaacataaacagaaatcattaaaagaaatatatgtttagacttacatgcagtgcctgGTGTATGCACGACTGAGGGATCAGCTGCCTGTGATGCAATATGTGACGGCGATGCTAGCCCCGTCGCATcacgggtagaaggggtagatccaatGCACGAACGACATGAtatcccacctggtgccatcactgaatatgtgcgagctacagacttataaatttaaacaatgtcaatacaagtggaatatactaataCATTATataagtagtgttgatggtacaatgcatttgtgtgcttagagagatgattaaaatatgattagaccattacactataatgcaagcagaatataataaaactgtaaactttaatttataatcattgaaaatttcattatacattgtcattctatattaaatacacatatttcgaagtactccctgcgtaagctatcgtatacttcagaagcatatgtcatttcatgcgaagcactcgacatatttacagccaacatgccagtcacaataggagatatctggtctcttgggactccattcagatgtgcaagtgacagagtcgcatcttccatatctcgtttcccgcggttatatatctccatcagccctgaaatttctttgagatagcaTAATCTTTCATCTAAGTCATCCTCGATATATTCcactctacactcatcgaccagaccgggtatctctatggccctaccagaagaagataggaccgaaacatccatctgcaacagctgatgaagtatgttgcgtgattctgctacgctccggtttaaggaggacatgatcagaaattgactcaactgcaaatgtggattataaacaagtcaataaaaagaattaatcatgacttgtaattttcacgtatacatggaatacataaattattcgaattgaaaaatgacatgtaaatcatgtgtacatttaataatcgtcgtctgtatcactatcgcttagagctatttcttcaccatcactatcactgatcagtatttcatcctcattgtccgtaacgtcgtcatcaatgaaaccgctatcatctgtaacaatatcacgtattattgaggcatcaacatgatcaggtggcacatcatctctatctaattgcaccacatcaatatcaacacttgaatcagtccctgtatccctagatggcatgtcttcttgatatgcttcttcAACCCTAAACGTGTCATTTCTCctgtcctcgctatcttcaacttctggtatgggaacgtcaaatacgttcctgggctttattttctgcaccacgtgccaagagccgcctaacttggtatcagcgaggtaaaatacttgttcggcttggctggcgaggacaaatgggtcgtccttaaaccacttccgagataaatttacgctcgtaaagtagttgtcagtctgtattcccaacttcttatttccaatgtcccaccaatcacatctaaataagtacacccgctttctcatacaataactcagctcaataatatctgtcaaaatgccataaaagtcaatttcatcctcctcatttgttcccttcacaaccaccccactattttgtgtggtcctgtacttctcacgttcttcggtgtggaatcgaatcccatttacaatacaacctgtatatctagatacacgtctatcagggccacatgccagtgagtataatgcatcagacgcatccgcagagttgcttgtgcgcaacgtcttcatctattatcatgtacagaatataattgtttagggattttcataagttgaaataatgtgcaatacaacgaaaatgctaagtgtggtgagatacaatgtgaaatcttacacggttggcgaaccattctggaaaatgatcttgatgcattcgatcataatttgtgggaaatttggacttcatctcgtctatgtgttcgctacacataaatggcacgtcatcagcaagaaacattaagatcatcgtatgtagagaaaataataatcgagggaagacttactccaagtacgactctatttcttcacaattatgcaacacataccaccgcgcctttgctagatccccaaggtccatatcctgaaacgtcggggatcctaaaggacgaacgttatgtgcaaatacagatatgggtccttgttcatgctcctgcccttcatcggcattccgatcttctcggttgaatctagtctctatgccacgaagatacatggagcaaaatgtaaggcactcattatcaatgtacgcttcagctATCGACCCCTCCGGTCGTGCCTTATTCCTTACAAATCGTTTCAGTGTATGAAGGTATctatacacaaaaccactatgttatacgtatgaaaacatggatatgtagtttattgaatgaataaaaattttaacatattggtaccacctttcaattggatacatccaacgatattgtactgggcctgcaagcttcgcctcgtgcggtaagtgaatcgctaggtgtaccatgacatcaaaAAATGCAGGTGAAAAAATTCTTTCAATTTTGCAAGGATTATGGCAATGTCCCTCTCTagtcgtttaataacatctacattcaacgattttaaatataaatccttaaagaatatctcTAACTCAATCAGCGCTGCATTGATATCCTTACTCAGGAATCCACGAATCACAACTGGTAGTAGGCATTGCAGAAGGACATgataatcatgacttttcattccttttatcttacagtccgtaatgtttacgcgccgagatatgtttaacgcatacccatcgaaaaacttcaccgatctcaaccattcacataaacgctttctctctagtttatcaacgtgtagcaggctgctggtatagtatacaaattttcatgtggttgcaactgcaactctttccttaaacccatttcttgtagatccaatcgagccttaaaactatcttttattttcttctctatattcatcaatgttccaaagacattgtcacatatatttttcttaatatgcatgacatccaagttgtgtcacaatttcagatcactccaatagggcaactcaaaaaagatgctcttatttctccagttatagtccaataTTGTACGTTTCCTCTTTTTCAAGTGTGATATCTTACTAAATCTAACCTCTCTAATGTTACTCAGTTATTACATCAcgtcttctccagatagctctttcggaggtggcctatgatcttgtttgccatcaaagatcatcgtcttcctacgccaactatgatcgctcggaaggaagcgacgatggcccatataacatgttttcctaccatgcttcaatgacaatgaacaagtctcaataccacatgtaggacaagccaacttgcccttcgtgcaccacccagacaaatttccatatgcgggaaagtcatttattgtccacaagaccgctgcatgcaatcgaaatgtctgtcctgcaaatgtatcatacgtttgtacaccttgactccacaactcgtttaactcgtCTACTAACGGtcgtaaatacacatcaatgtcattcccaggtgacctgggtccaggaataagcaatgacatcatgaaaaatgactccttcatacacaaccaaggaggtaaattgtagggcataagtaccactggccacatactatacgagctactcatattaccaaatggattaaaaccatcacttgcaaggcctagtcgaacattgcgagaatcctctgtaaaccagtcatgttgcttgtcaaaattttaccaggcttcagagtccgcagggtgcctcagtgtactatcatcatgaacgcgtttctccttatgccacctcatatcttcagccgtcttacgagacataaacaatctttgcaatctgggtttcaatgggaagtaccttaacacctttcgcgggattttcttacccctggctctgtcattcttccacctagactctccacattcttgacactcttcaGCCTTATCGTGCTTTTTtcaatataataaacaatcatttatacatgcatgtatgagtttataaccaaggcccaagtctcgcatcaatgtttttgcctcgtaatgagactttggcaatgtctcaccgtccggtaacacttctttcaacaactcaagcaacatgtcaaacgatttgttactccaacgatttattgtcttcaaatgaagtaactttgtaagaaaattcaacttggagaagttttgacaccccggataaagtggacgttctgcctccctcaacaacctactaaacttttctgattcgacatcacccattggaggaatatcttggctactgcttgtcgctgcaaaatcagtatccgcagctgttcccctgaacacatcccttatgatatcttgcatttcgtcaacgtcttcatcctcgtcatccggcacaattgggtcagcaaggactttggagggctcaactctatgggtcatatcttcaccatgatagatccaccaagtgtaaccctggtcaatcccaactat
It encodes:
- the LOC131236199 gene encoding uncharacterized protein LOC131236199 isoform X2 — protein: MMKERFKDYRSKLHRQYKRCMSHEEAVQSAPLHVTDEDWRILCDRFSSDSFQRDSVTGQEPGPVDFYKGTHCRQATGSWVHPRASEIWEEMNTLRSQPTPDGTQRSEPEILSQVLGTRSGYVHGFGHGAKLMAPARAASSRSIVVGDSAVRRADTAEREVQQLRVVVDDIKDQLDRQREEQARQREEQERRMEEELARQREEQERRMDD
- the LOC131236199 gene encoding uncharacterized protein LOC131236199 isoform X1, which codes for MMKERFKDYRSKLHRQYKRCMSHEEAVQSAPLHVTDEDWRILCDRFSSDSFQKRSKINSDNRGKLEVNHVAGSKSFVRLRHDMRDSVTGQEPGPVDFYKGTHCRQATGSWVHPRASEIWEEMNTLRSQPTPDGTQRSEPEILSQVLGTRSGYVHGFGHGAKLMAPARAASSRSIVVGDSAVRRADTAEREVQQLRVVVDDIKDQLDRQREEQARQREEQERRMEEELARQREEQERRMDD